TGCTTTCTGTTAGGTAGATAACTTGTTATAAAAGATATGTTTTTAGTGCTTTGATTGATTTAAAATTTCTATCAATGCTTGTTTGAAATTTTGCTGTTGCACTTCTGTAAAAGGCTTTGGTCCTTTATTGTGACGTTTCGTTGTACGTCGTAATTGTTGATGATGATAACGCTGTGCTAAAAGTTGTTCGATATTATCAGGTGTGTAGTGTTGTCCTGTATGATGTAAGACATACGGTGTTTTATTGAGGGCTAAACTTGCTAATCCATAATCTTGTGTTACGACAATATTGCTTTCTTTAA
This region of Staphylococcus sp. IVB6240 genomic DNA includes:
- a CDS encoding YaiI/YqxD family protein, coding for MQITGILVDGDACPVIDTIIHVSQNAGVSVFIFRSYDHFSHQVYPDHVHIKYMDGGRDAVDFSLLRDVKESNIVVTQDYGLASLALNKTPYVLHHTGQHYTPDNIEQLLAQRYHHQQLRRTTKRHNKGPKPFTEVQQQNFKQALIEILNQSKH